Sequence from the Amycolatopsis sp. NBC_00345 genome:
CGAGACGCTGCGACTGTCCACCTGGTACCGGCTCGAACGGCCCGCCGACGAGCACCTGCGCGCGATCACCGAGGCGAACGACCTCCGGCTGGGCGAGATCGGCCGCGCGCAGCAGGCGGGCGAGGTGCCGGGGCACTACTCGCCGGTGCAGCTGGTCGTCCTGATCCAGGCGCTGTCCGCGGCGTGGCACACCACGAACCCGGAACTCGGCCCGCGGCTGCCCGCCGAACGGGCCGAACGGCGGCTTACGCTCGTCGACGCCGTTCAGGGATTGCTTGCACGGAAATAGTCAAGGCTTTCTTTCGTTCGCAGCGCGGAAAACAACGCAATAATAACGGCCGCGACGAGAACAGCGAGTGCGACAGCGGACAACCCGGTGTAAACGACCGGCGCCGAGAACGGCGGAATTCCGGCGAAGGCCTCGATTCCGATGACGGCCGTCAGCACGGCGTCCGCGACGACGGCGAGCCACACCAGCCGGAGCCGCCGTGGTTCGGCCCAGTCGGTGAACCGCAGCAGCCACGCGAGCCCGGGCAGCACCAGGATCGCGTGCATCGCCACGGCGTGCAGCGGCTTCAGCGCGCCCGCCGTGGTGTACGCCAGCTGCGGGTCGCCGCCGCGCGCCTCGCCGACGCCGCGGGCGATCATCACCGCACCGGTCGCGAGCGCGACCATCAGCACCAGCAGCCCGAAGCGCACGGCCAGCCGGAGGCTCGGCGACATCACGCCTGGTGAGAGGAAGGCCGCGAGGGTGAAACCGAGCCCGGTCACCACGATCACGGCGCCACCGCCGGCGAGCGTCGTCGAAACGGCCGTGTCGAAACCGGTCTCGAAGTTGAAATGCGACGGCACGCCGCGCCACGCCTGCATGGTCACCAGCGCCACCTCGGCCACGCAGGCGATGAGGAACGCGCCGAGCAGCCCCGTCCGGCCCCGGACCGTGAGGTACGACGTCGCCCACGCGACCGTCGCCAGGGTGAGGCCGAACGACAGCCCGAACGTGACCGCCTTGCGCAGCGAAACCGGCCCGATCCAGGTGCCGCCCGAAGCCAGCAGGACCACGGCGTTCACCAGCCCGGCGGCGAAGAGCACGGCGCCCACCACGTACGCGGCGCGCTCGACTCGCCGGCCGTCCCGCCAGATGCGGCCCACGGCCACCACGATCGGAGTCATGCCGCCGAGTCTGGTGCCACGACAACGTTTCGTCGTCGTGCCGGTGTCGACACCAGCGTACGCAGATTTACGTACGCCAGTCGCATTAAAAAGAAACAAAAAGCGCCGGTAAAGGAATTCCGGAGTTATTGACCGGGAGATGACTTTGCCAGTGTGCGGCGACACTCGGGAGGAGGATGCACGGTCGGCTCAGGAGTTCTACCCTGAAGTCATGTACATAGCCCTGCTGACATACACAGCGCCCCGAAACGAAGTCGACTACGCACTTCCGGAACACGCGGATTGGGTGCGGTCACACTTTTCGCACGGCTTGTTCCTGGTTTCCGGAAAAGGAAACGGGGATGCCGACCAGGTCATCCTCACCCGCCCCTGCCTGCGCGGCAAGCTGGACGCCGTGCTCGCCACCGACCCCTTCATCCTCCAACGCCTCGCCCGCTACACCGTGATCGAGTTCTCCGCCACCCGCACCTCCCACGAATTCCACGCCATCAACGAGGCACTCGCCTCCTGAGTCGGTCGAAGGCCCGCGCGCAGGTGGCCTCCGGCATCGTCGCCCGCCACCTGCCGGCCGTACTGCCGTCGTGAGCTCGCCTATGATCGCGGAGACCGACGCACCGGCACGGGAGAGCACATTGAAGACGCCCGACCTCGTCTTCCGAGGCCGCCGCCTCACCAGCGATCGCGCACTGGTGATGGCCATCGTCAACCGCACGCCCGATTCGTTCTACGACCACGGCGCCACTTTCGAAGAGCAGCGCGCGCAGGACGCCGTCCGCCGCGCCCGCGCCGAGGGAGCGGACCTCATCGACATCGGCGGAGTGCCCGCCGGCAAGGGCCCCGAGGTCACCGCGGCGGAGGAGATCAGCCGCGTCGTGCCGACCGTCGCCTGGGCCCGCGAGACCTTCCCCGACCTCGTGATCAGCGTCGACACCTATCGCGCCGAGGTCGCGGACGCCGTCTGCCGCGCCGGCGCGGACCTGGTCAACGACAACTGGGCCGCCGTCGAACCGGAGATCCTGGACGTCGCCGCGCAGTACGGCGCCGGGTACATCTGCGCGCACACCAACGGTTTGAAGCCGCGCACGGAAGCCGTCCGGCCCGAGTACGACGACGTCGTCGCGGCCGTGATCGAGGGCACCACCGCGCTGGCCGAGCGGGCGCTGGAGCGCGGGGTGCCGCGCGAGGGCATCATGATCGACCCCTGCATCGACTTCGGGAAGAACTCTTACCAGTCGCTGGAACTGCTGCGGAACGTCGAGGCGCTGACCGCGACCGGCTGGCCGGTGCTGATGGCGCTGTCGAACAAGGACGTGATCGGCGAGACTCTGGACGTGTCCGTCGACGAGCGCGTGAGCGGGACTCTCGCGGCGACGGCGGTGGCCGCGCTGCACGGGGCCGCGATGTTCCGCGCGCACCAGGTGCGCGAGACGCGGCACGTGGTCGAGATGGTGGCCAGCATCGCAGGCACGCGCGCGCCGGCGAACGTGGTGCGTTCGCTGTGATCCGCGAGATCTGGCCCGGCACCCGCGACCTGACCGACGCCGACCTGGAGCGGCTGTACTCCTACCCGGCGGACCCGAAGTGGCTGGCGGTGAACTTCGTCTCCAGCGCCGACGGCGCGGTGACGGTCGAAGGCCGCTCGGCCACGCTGTCGACGCCCGCGGACCGGACCGTCTACCGGCTGGGCAACGACCTCGCCGACGTCGTCCTGGTCGGCGCGGGAACGGCGCTGATCGAGGGTTTCGAGGGCGGGCAGCCGGACTCGCGGTCGGCCGAGCGGCGTCGTCGCCACGGCCTGGCGCCGATCGCGCCGGTCGCGGTGGTGACTTCGGGCCGTTCCCTGCCGCCCGACGCGCCGGTGATCGCGAAGGCCGCGGTGCCCACGATCGTCATCACCAGCGAAGCCGCGCCCGCGGACCTGCGCACGGCGTGGTCGTCGGCGGGCGCGGACGTGCTGATCGCGGGCACCGACACCGTGGACCTCCGCACAGCCGTCGACGGTCTGGTCGCCCGCGGCCTGACCCGCATCGACTGCGAGGGCGGCCCCCACCTGTTCGCGACCCTCGCCGCCGCCGGAGTCGTCGACGAGCTGCGCCTCACGATCGCCCCGCTCCTGGTAGCCGGCACGGCGTCCCGCGTCGCCGCCGGCGCCGGTTTGGACCCGGCCCGGCTGGAGCTGGCGTCGGTTCTGGTGGAGGACGGGACTCTTCTGCTGCGCTACCTGCTTTAGTCGCTTGCGGGATCGGCTTCGGTCTCCTCGGTCTCCCACACCTTCCGCGCCGCCGTTGCCGCTGGCCGACCCTCAGCGCTGCTGGTGCTCGTAGAAAGCGCGGACGTGAGCAGCCTGCCCCGCGGCGTCCAGTTCCACGACGTCGAGGGCGCGATTGCCGTTCTCCCGGTGGTAGAACAGCGCGTAGCCGTCCGGGCTGCTCAGGAGCGCCTCTTCGGTGAACGCCAGGTCCGGTGCGAGTTCCAGACCCCGCTCGAAGTGCAGGCGCAGCTCGGCTTGGCCATGCAGGTGCCCGTCGGCCCGCCCCCAGCGACGGACGACGGTGGACGCCACGAAGTCGACGTCCTCGGCGTAACAGGCCATGATCGCGTCAAGATCCCGGTCCCGCCAGGCCGCGAGCCACACATCAGCGTGCGCGCGAGCATCCATGGTCGCAGTATGCCCGTACCGGGAGACGTTCGCGATCAAGAAACACGCAGGCGCTGGGGTTTTCAGGCGCTGGGGTTTTCAGGGGTTGGGGTTTTCGGGGGTCGGAGGTTTCAGGGGTTGGGGTTCCGTGGCCTGGGCTGGCAGAACCCGAGCCACCGGCCACTCCCGGCACCCCCACCGACACCACCCCTCCCGGCTCACCCCTCACGTCACGGGAAGCAGCTCGAACCCCGCTTTCCCGAACGATTCGCCGTTCACCTGGATCTCCAGCGCGTGCGGCCCCGGGTGGTACACGCGCGTGGTGATCAGCCGGAACGAGTGAGTGCGCTCCAAGACCAGCTCCGCCCCCGGCTCGAGAGTCTTCGTGGTGAGCTTGAAGACCTTGGGCGTGGTGGAACCGTTGGCCTTGCGGTGATGCACGACGTAATCGACGACCAGGTTCGCCGGCGCGGCGCTCGTGTTGCGCAGCGTGCAGCTGAAACCGAGTTCGTCGCCGACCGCCACGGATTCGCCCGAGAGCGCGGGACCGTCGAGGGCGATGCCGGTGGGCGGGGCGAAACCCAGCAATGCCAACGCATCCGCGTCGCCCTGCTTGATCAGCGTGCGCAGGCCGTGGCGCACGAGTTGCGCGGTCTGCTTACCGGTGTCCGCGGCCGACCAGCGAGCCGCCGCCGATACGGCGATCTCCGGACGGCCGCGGCTCACGTCGTTCAGATGGTTGGCAACGGAACGCCGCACGTACGCGGACTCGTCGCGGCACAGCGCGTCGAGGATCGGCACGGTCACCCCCGGGCGCTCCACGATCGCAGTGACCCGCCGTGCCCAGGGCAGCAACGGCCGCGTTCCCTCCGAGGCCAGCCGGCGGACGTGCTCGTCGGGATGCTCCGTCCAGCTCAGCACCTTCGGCAGCGCGCGCTCGAGGTCAGCGTCCAGCAACGGGCGGACAGCGAACTCGGCGGTGAGCCGCGGGGTGAGGTCGGCGAGCAGATCAAGCGCCGCGTCGAACGCTGCCGG
This genomic interval carries:
- a CDS encoding YciI family protein; this translates as MYIALLTYTAPRNEVDYALPEHADWVRSHFSHGLFLVSGKGNGDADQVILTRPCLRGKLDAVLATDPFILQRLARYTVIEFSATRTSHEFHAINEALAS
- the folP gene encoding dihydropteroate synthase — encoded protein: MAIVNRTPDSFYDHGATFEEQRAQDAVRRARAEGADLIDIGGVPAGKGPEVTAAEEISRVVPTVAWARETFPDLVISVDTYRAEVADAVCRAGADLVNDNWAAVEPEILDVAAQYGAGYICAHTNGLKPRTEAVRPEYDDVVAAVIEGTTALAERALERGVPREGIMIDPCIDFGKNSYQSLELLRNVEALTATGWPVLMALSNKDVIGETLDVSVDERVSGTLAATAVAALHGAAMFRAHQVRETRHVVEMVASIAGTRAPANVVRSL
- a CDS encoding pyrimidine reductase family protein, which codes for MIREIWPGTRDLTDADLERLYSYPADPKWLAVNFVSSADGAVTVEGRSATLSTPADRTVYRLGNDLADVVLVGAGTALIEGFEGGQPDSRSAERRRRHGLAPIAPVAVVTSGRSLPPDAPVIAKAAVPTIVITSEAAPADLRTAWSSAGADVLIAGTDTVDLRTAVDGLVARGLTRIDCEGGPHLFATLAAAGVVDELRLTIAPLLVAGTASRVAAGAGLDPARLELASVLVEDGTLLLRYLL
- a CDS encoding nuclear transport factor 2 family protein, translating into MDARAHADVWLAAWRDRDLDAIMACYAEDVDFVASTVVRRWGRADGHLHGQAELRLHFERGLELAPDLAFTEEALLSSPDGYALFYHRENGNRALDVVELDAAGQAAHVRAFYEHQQR
- a CDS encoding DNA alkylation repair protein; translated protein: MPLADELLNARAAEGLAGSLKTAAPGLRFPALGRARLTGLGLRQRTDLLRDALLADLPGCYHELEDVVRRALIDDTFTGWMIWPVTEAVSARALEDGGPAAFDAALDLLADLTPRLTAEFAVRPLLDADLERALPKVLSWTEHPDEHVRRLASEGTRPLLPWARRVTAIVERPGVTVPILDALCRDESAYVRRSVANHLNDVSRGRPEIAVSAAARWSAADTGKQTAQLVRHGLRTLIKQGDADALALLGFAPPTGIALDGPALSGESVAVGDELGFSCTLRNTSAAPANLVVDYVVHHRKANGSTTPKVFKLTTKTLEPGAELVLERTHSFRLITTRVYHPGPHALEIQVNGESFGKAGFELLPVT
- a CDS encoding TetR family transcriptional regulator, translating into MARDAEQTKRRLLDAATGEFSGYGIAGARVDRIAAAAGCNKAMIYSYFGSKEQLFDAVFDERTKAFFAAVPFDAGDLAGYTGRAFDYYEDHPETLRLSTWYRLERPADEHLRAITEANDLRLGEIGRAQQAGEVPGHYSPVQLVVLIQALSAAWHTTNPELGPRLPAERAERRLTLVDAVQGLLARK